A portion of the Bdellovibrio bacteriovorus genome contains these proteins:
- a CDS encoding MlaE family ABC transporter permease, whose translation MDHVGLKFSVFMIEILRFVGGVGLLTRDFFKELKGRFYWKLLSEQIYQVGMRSLPLIVITSISIGMVMSLQFGLGLEKFGGKMYVPKLLAVTILREMGPVFTSLMLAARVGAGIASEIGSMVVTQQIDAIRALGTSPIKKIVIPRVLACLITLPILVSIANVVGNMGGLIIGATELNLDPNFYLLKVLTTSSIGDYLSGFGKTFFFAFFIAIPSCYFGLNVKNGTKEVGIATTKAVVVSSILILVGDFFLTKLFWIVEKL comes from the coding sequence ATGGATCACGTCGGTTTGAAGTTTTCCGTATTCATGATTGAAATCTTACGCTTCGTTGGGGGCGTGGGACTATTGACGCGCGATTTCTTTAAAGAGCTTAAAGGTCGCTTTTACTGGAAACTTTTATCTGAACAGATTTACCAGGTCGGCATGCGTTCGTTGCCTTTGATTGTGATCACTTCGATCAGCATTGGTATGGTGATGTCTTTACAATTCGGACTGGGCTTAGAAAAGTTTGGCGGAAAAATGTACGTCCCAAAACTTTTAGCCGTCACCATCTTGCGCGAAATGGGTCCGGTATTTACAAGCTTGATGCTTGCCGCCCGTGTCGGCGCCGGGATCGCCAGCGAAATTGGCAGTATGGTCGTCACTCAACAAATTGATGCAATTCGTGCGCTGGGAACCTCGCCGATTAAAAAAATTGTGATTCCACGCGTGTTAGCGTGTTTGATTACATTACCGATCTTGGTTTCTATCGCCAATGTTGTGGGCAATATGGGTGGGTTGATCATCGGTGCGACCGAGTTGAATCTAGATCCTAATTTTTATCTTTTAAAAGTTCTGACCACTTCAAGCATTGGTGATTACCTTTCAGGATTTGGCAAAACGTTCTTTTTTGCCTTTTTCATCGCCATTCCTTCTTGTTATTTTGGTTTGAATGTTAAAAACGGAACGAAAGAAGTTGGTATCGCGACAACCAAAGCGGTGGTGGTTTCTTCTATTTTGATTTTGGTCGGTGACTTTTTCTTAACAAAACTTTTCTGGATCGTGGAGAAACTATGA
- a CDS encoding ABC transporter ATP-binding protein, whose product MSNEKRSGVIEVVDFHKSFGNKKIHSGVNFYVRRGECLGLIGGSGTGKSVLLRSLVGLEKPDSGQILIDGTDISGMKERELVEIRKKVAYVFQGGALFDSMTVYENLAYPLREHFKFTEKEVETKIREQLEEFGLPGSENLYPGNLSGGMQKRVGLARAMMMHPEVVLYDEPTAGLDPYNTKKIQESVLSLKAKGVTSILVTHDMPTVYAVCDKVALLLNGRIGEQYTIDKLKQEPDGPMFQFINGESA is encoded by the coding sequence ATGAGCAACGAAAAACGATCTGGCGTTATTGAAGTCGTCGACTTTCATAAGTCCTTCGGAAACAAAAAAATTCATTCTGGTGTCAACTTCTATGTTCGCCGCGGGGAATGTCTCGGTCTGATCGGCGGATCGGGCACCGGAAAAAGTGTTCTTTTAAGAAGCCTGGTGGGATTAGAAAAACCTGACTCCGGGCAAATTCTTATCGACGGCACGGACATCTCAGGAATGAAAGAACGCGAGCTGGTTGAAATTCGTAAAAAAGTGGCTTACGTATTCCAAGGTGGCGCTTTATTTGATTCAATGACGGTATACGAAAATCTCGCCTATCCTTTGCGCGAACATTTTAAATTTACTGAAAAAGAAGTCGAGACAAAAATTCGCGAGCAGCTTGAAGAGTTTGGCCTCCCCGGCTCCGAAAATCTTTACCCCGGGAATCTTTCAGGTGGTATGCAAAAGCGCGTGGGCTTAGCACGCGCGATGATGATGCATCCCGAAGTGGTTTTATATGACGAGCCCACGGCCGGGTTAGATCCTTACAATACCAAAAAAATCCAAGAATCTGTTTTGTCTTTAAAGGCCAAAGGAGTGACCTCGATCTTAGTCACTCACGACATGCCAACAGTTTACGCCGTGTGCGATAAAGTGGCCTTATTACTGAATGGTCGCATCGGTGAGCAATATACCATTGATAAATTAAAACAAGAGCCTGACGGACCTATGTTCCAGTTCATTAACGGAGAAAGCGCATAA
- a CDS encoding MlaD family protein, protein MESQSSTQIKVGIFLSVGIIFILGSIFFLGADKALFTNYIRIHAHFDQVQGLSEGSVVSLSGINVGNVEKITFLPEVNALDVKMKVNENFRARIRKGSQVEIRTQGALGDKFVFIIPGDPKAEMVDQGDVLEVARATDLIGVISERGGETGKIFDIINDLHKMTSAMTANNRMERLMANLEKASNSLNAAGTQADKMITQINSNGGGEKLAKSIDRMNSIMTKIDKGEGSLGALINDPSIHNQLKNMLGGSTRKNNVKSLLRTSIEKEEK, encoded by the coding sequence ATGGAATCGCAATCAAGTACACAAATCAAAGTGGGCATTTTCCTTTCGGTGGGTATCATCTTTATTTTAGGCTCCATCTTTTTTTTGGGCGCCGACAAAGCTTTGTTCACGAACTACATACGCATTCATGCTCACTTCGACCAAGTTCAAGGACTCTCTGAAGGCAGTGTGGTTTCTCTCTCTGGTATCAATGTGGGTAACGTCGAAAAAATCACCTTCCTTCCGGAAGTAAATGCCTTAGATGTAAAAATGAAAGTGAATGAAAATTTTCGCGCGCGCATTCGCAAAGGATCACAAGTGGAAATCCGCACCCAAGGGGCTTTGGGGGATAAGTTTGTCTTTATCATTCCAGGTGATCCGAAAGCAGAAATGGTAGATCAAGGAGATGTCCTTGAAGTCGCGCGCGCCACGGATTTAATCGGGGTGATTTCAGAGCGCGGTGGTGAAACCGGAAAGATTTTTGATATTATCAACGACCTTCATAAGATGACCAGTGCCATGACAGCGAATAACCGCATGGAGCGTCTGATGGCAAATCTTGAAAAGGCATCAAACAGCCTTAATGCCGCAGGGACTCAGGCAGATAAGATGATCACTCAAATTAACTCCAATGGCGGTGGAGAGAAGCTCGCCAAATCTATTGATCGCATGAATTCGATCATGACGAAGATAGACAAAGGTGAGGGATCTTTAGGAGCCTTGATCAATGACCCGTCAATTCATAACCAGCTTAAAAATATGCTGGGTGGATCGACGCGTAAAAACAACGTCAAGTCCCTGTTACGAACCTCTATTGAGAAAGAAGAAAAGTAA
- a CDS encoding pseudoazurin — protein sequence MKTLFLSILSASLFFGIASQAATHEIKMLNNGKEGIMVFEPAYLKAAKGDTIKFIPTDAAHDVASVTIPKGAKAFKGEVGKPVTVKVTEEGVYVYECKSHLPMAMVGVIQVGAATNLADAKKGATDLAKAFVMNKDRLDKYLAQVK from the coding sequence ATGAAAACACTTTTCTTATCTATTCTTTCTGCATCTCTATTTTTCGGTATTGCTTCTCAAGCCGCTACTCACGAAATCAAAATGTTGAATAACGGCAAAGAAGGCATCATGGTTTTTGAGCCCGCTTATCTAAAAGCCGCTAAAGGTGACACCATTAAATTCATTCCCACAGACGCGGCTCACGACGTGGCTTCAGTGACGATTCCTAAAGGGGCAAAAGCTTTTAAAGGTGAAGTCGGTAAACCAGTGACGGTAAAAGTAACCGAAGAAGGCGTTTATGTTTACGAATGCAAGTCTCACCTTCCCATGGCCATGGTGGGTGTGATTCAAGTAGGTGCAGCCACAAATTTAGCTGACGCTAAAAAAGGTGCCACTGACCTAGCGAAAGCTTTTGTGATGAACAAAGACCGTCTGGATAAATACTTGGCACAAGTGAAATAA
- a CDS encoding helix-turn-helix domain-containing protein, with the protein MIHSILKDQNPYFRAYFGRYLKQKRQSLNLTGKAIALKCKIPESSYRRLEQGRAKIKIESLEVLFPILRLDLVEIFEISQIAKVACANEIAKELSENYPI; encoded by the coding sequence ATGATTCATTCGATCCTGAAGGATCAAAACCCCTATTTTCGCGCGTATTTTGGTCGCTATCTTAAACAGAAGCGCCAGAGCCTGAATTTGACGGGTAAAGCTATCGCCCTTAAATGCAAAATACCGGAATCATCTTATCGCCGGCTTGAGCAAGGGCGCGCGAAAATCAAAATTGAAAGCTTAGAAGTTCTTTTTCCGATTCTTCGCTTAGACCTGGTGGAAATTTTTGAAATCAGCCAAATCGCAAAAGTGGCCTGCGCCAACGAAATCGCCAAAGAGCTGAGCGAGAATTATCCGATATGA
- a CDS encoding helix-turn-helix domain-containing protein translates to MAKTISFAQYLKDSRIAAGLSQRDVSEKLGYTTSQFVSNWERGLSTPPNKAVKKLAELYNLSIEEFLDLLLQETLQQVTLDFKKKFKKML, encoded by the coding sequence ATGGCAAAGACAATTAGTTTCGCTCAATATTTAAAAGACAGCCGAATCGCGGCAGGTCTTTCTCAAAGGGACGTTTCAGAGAAACTGGGGTACACAACATCTCAATTTGTTTCGAACTGGGAACGAGGCCTTTCAACTCCTCCGAACAAAGCCGTAAAAAAATTGGCAGAACTTTACAACCTTTCTATCGAAGAATTTCTAGATCTTCTTTTGCAGGAAACCCTTCAGCAGGTGACCCTGGATTTTAAGAAAAAATTTAAAAAGATGTTGTAA
- a CDS encoding alpha/beta hydrolase yields MSLFFIHGGPGFNSQPDRLILSDKLKAQGIPAVFWDEPSAFRPEGTPFVPAQAYTHWRNDLRAALEQAKPKLIVASSFGARGLTDLLRLHPQLQVEQILLLGPTMDLGAVFKRMMALSEKDLQSKAPDVARRLRECREGSQNFWDPLMQEGLGLVWQNPLLLTHYFENKETLGVWASVGRDPRFAIDMGSQVAVLNEMAQIHLPQLFTPLNIPITVLSGASDPVFNKLEVERELKPVFNHVNFVEWKGCGHCPQMEKPTEFIEFVKRLLNLS; encoded by the coding sequence ATGAGTCTCTTTTTTATTCATGGTGGGCCGGGATTTAATTCCCAGCCTGATCGTCTTATTTTATCCGATAAACTGAAAGCTCAGGGAATACCGGCTGTATTCTGGGATGAACCTTCGGCGTTCCGGCCTGAGGGCACTCCGTTTGTTCCGGCCCAGGCCTACACCCATTGGCGGAATGACCTCCGAGCCGCCCTTGAACAAGCCAAACCCAAACTTATTGTCGCTTCTTCATTTGGAGCTCGAGGATTGACCGACCTTCTTCGTCTCCATCCCCAGTTGCAGGTGGAGCAGATCCTTCTTTTAGGGCCCACCATGGATCTAGGAGCCGTTTTCAAACGAATGATGGCCTTATCTGAAAAAGACCTTCAGTCCAAGGCACCGGATGTCGCACGAAGATTGCGAGAATGCCGCGAAGGCAGCCAAAACTTCTGGGACCCTTTGATGCAAGAAGGCCTGGGACTTGTGTGGCAAAACCCGCTACTTTTAACCCATTACTTCGAAAACAAAGAAACCTTAGGTGTGTGGGCCAGCGTAGGCCGAGATCCCCGCTTTGCCATCGACATGGGATCACAAGTCGCGGTCTTAAACGAAATGGCCCAAATCCATCTGCCTCAACTCTTCACGCCGTTGAATATCCCAATCACAGTCTTAAGTGGTGCTTCAGATCCTGTCTTTAACAAGCTTGAAGTTGAAAGGGAACTCAAGCCCGTCTTTAACCACGTGAACTTTGTGGAGTGGAAAGGCTGTGGCCACTGCCCGCAAATGGAAAAGCCGACGGAGTTCATTGAATTTGTTAAGCGGTTATTAAATCTATCTTAA
- a CDS encoding ThiF family adenylyltransferase, whose translation MSQAVQPLKPTDPVSFYAELTCRNFHFVSSDLQKKLSQVRVLIAGCGSTGGACIEALARAGVQHFALADNGSYELNNLNRQHARLENLGENKAAFHAKEIKSINPYTEVGVSEDGINAQNVDRLVEWADFIFDAVDVTTPSGIKAKVLLHQKCHKFKKPVLSGLDLGYLQWGCSYDYRRGEIAPLKGKADAALTAKHPIAALCAIYPLHIIPNDCVSLLVDLFEQKIDFAPQMGCTSDALSAIIVPALMKLVGTGELISGWHLDLAPYRYTRKERFSNWLRSFALRRKMRSHLRRLR comes from the coding sequence ATGAGTCAAGCCGTCCAGCCCTTGAAACCTACGGATCCCGTTTCTTTTTATGCCGAATTGACCTGCCGTAATTTTCATTTTGTCTCTTCTGATTTACAAAAAAAATTGTCTCAAGTGCGCGTGCTGATCGCGGGTTGTGGCAGTACAGGCGGAGCATGTATCGAGGCTTTGGCGCGAGCGGGGGTTCAGCATTTTGCCCTGGCGGATAATGGCAGTTATGAATTGAATAACTTGAATCGTCAGCATGCACGCTTAGAAAATTTGGGCGAAAACAAGGCGGCTTTTCATGCCAAAGAAATTAAAAGTATCAACCCCTACACGGAAGTCGGAGTCAGTGAAGATGGTATCAATGCGCAAAATGTGGATCGTTTGGTGGAATGGGCGGATTTCATTTTTGATGCGGTGGACGTAACAACTCCATCGGGTATTAAGGCCAAAGTTTTATTACACCAAAAGTGTCATAAATTTAAAAAGCCCGTTCTAAGTGGTTTGGATCTAGGTTATTTGCAATGGGGTTGCAGTTATGATTATCGCCGCGGAGAGATTGCACCTTTAAAAGGAAAAGCCGATGCGGCGCTGACGGCTAAACATCCGATCGCGGCGTTGTGTGCGATCTATCCATTGCACATCATACCCAATGATTGCGTCAGTTTGCTTGTTGATCTTTTTGAGCAAAAGATTGATTTTGCTCCGCAGATGGGGTGCACGTCTGATGCGCTTTCTGCGATCATCGTACCGGCACTGATGAAACTTGTCGGAACAGGGGAGCTTATTTCGGGATGGCATTTGGATTTAGCTCCTTATCGCTACACGCGTAAAGAGCGGTTTTCGAATTGGCTGCGAAGTTTTGCTTTACGTCGCAAAATGCGATCCCACTTGCGACGCTTAAGATAG
- a CDS encoding S1 family peptidase encodes MKKIFFASLFVLAACQEAPQNHELGFIDPAVSADIIRGNPVPAQDKLARTVFMLVSTDSTATSDMDGASICTASALTSKIAITAAHCVQGGPDMTHRLHVVDEKGVTTTNKVLKFKQHEEFIPDVNAYRASLPKEEQDLRIENHDIAILLLENELPASTIYPHLPESDEFLEINGPFTKLLAVGFGRVTGEALRDGKSGILRQGEVEGKGYNPERMTFEIDQSDGKSQGICTGDSGGPSFLETSKGLVLVGIAYEVAPYVFPGDENPDRCLGTGHYVNVQSQLNWILNTSEELLK; translated from the coding sequence ATGAAAAAAATATTTTTTGCCTCACTGTTTGTTTTAGCCGCTTGCCAAGAAGCTCCGCAAAACCACGAGCTAGGTTTCATCGACCCGGCGGTTTCTGCCGACATTATTCGCGGCAATCCGGTTCCGGCTCAAGACAAACTTGCACGCACTGTTTTTATGTTGGTGTCTACCGATAGCACCGCCACCTCCGATATGGATGGAGCCTCTATTTGCACCGCCTCCGCCTTGACATCTAAGATCGCCATTACGGCCGCCCACTGCGTTCAAGGCGGCCCCGATATGACTCATCGATTGCACGTTGTAGATGAAAAGGGCGTGACCACCACGAACAAAGTTTTAAAATTCAAACAACATGAAGAGTTCATTCCCGATGTAAATGCGTATCGCGCTTCTTTACCCAAAGAGGAACAAGACCTGCGCATCGAAAATCATGACATCGCCATTTTGCTTTTAGAAAATGAATTGCCAGCTTCCACCATCTATCCTCATTTGCCGGAATCGGACGAGTTTCTGGAGATCAACGGACCGTTCACAAAACTTTTAGCCGTGGGGTTTGGGCGCGTCACCGGAGAGGCCTTGCGTGACGGGAAGTCCGGAATTTTGCGCCAAGGTGAGGTCGAGGGAAAAGGTTATAATCCCGAGCGCATGACCTTTGAAATTGATCAGAGCGATGGCAAAAGCCAAGGCATTTGCACCGGTGATTCGGGAGGGCCTTCATTTTTAGAAACCTCCAAGGGACTGGTTCTTGTCGGGATCGCTTACGAAGTCGCTCCATATGTCTTTCCAGGAGATGAAAATCCAGATAGATGTCTTGGGACCGGTCACTACGTGAATGTGCAAAGCCAATTGAACTGGATTCTAAACACCAGCGAAGAACTTTTAAAATAG
- a CDS encoding DUF721 domain-containing protein: MRWKLWAKWEEVVGPTISKNAEPVGFQRGVLYVWVRNSTWMQQMSFMGNHIRDTINQKFEKNFVKYIKFTLDRREVPTSDQHEFRQMIQKIAPENDND, translated from the coding sequence ATGCGTTGGAAATTATGGGCCAAATGGGAAGAGGTTGTGGGTCCCACCATCTCTAAAAATGCCGAACCTGTCGGGTTTCAAAGAGGTGTTTTGTATGTGTGGGTGCGAAACTCAACCTGGATGCAGCAGATGAGTTTCATGGGCAATCACATCCGCGATACCATCAATCAAAAGTTTGAAAAAAACTTTGTAAAATATATCAAATTCACCTTGGATCGCCGCGAAGTTCCGACTTCAGATCAACACGAATTCCGTCAGATGATTCAAAAAATCGCTCCTGAAAACGACAACGATTAA
- the trmFO gene encoding methylenetetrahydrofolate--tRNA-(uracil(54)-C(5))-methyltransferase (FADH(2)-oxidizing) TrmFO: MTHFSKNQKITVVGAGLAGSECALQLADLGYEVVLFEMRDKTMTPAHKTAKFAELVCSNSFGSMGEHSAPGQLKWEAQKLNSHILQVAYEAQVPAGQALGMDREVFSALITERIKNHPRIEIRNDVVSSLDQIPRPAVIATGPLTHDSLAESMRQHFGDEFLYFFDAIAPIIDADTINTDIAWKADRYDKGTGDYYNCPMNKEQYNAFIEEIQKARKIEPKDFETTDFFEGCMPIEVMVERGPQTLRFGPMKPIGLDDPRTGRYPWAVVQLRQDNKEATAYNMVGFQTRMAYGEQVRVFRMIPGLENAEFLKLGSIHRNLFINSPKRLNKDLSSKNDPWLFFAGQITGVEGYFESTCTGLMVSRFLDQKLKDKPFSPPPRESAFGSLLEAITDPTRAEHFQPTNINFALLPPLPEKERDKEVRKKKQITIARSALESWVN; this comes from the coding sequence ATGACTCATTTCTCTAAAAATCAAAAAATTACGGTGGTGGGCGCGGGTTTGGCCGGCTCTGAATGCGCCCTGCAGCTAGCTGATCTGGGCTATGAAGTCGTTCTTTTTGAGATGCGTGATAAAACCATGACGCCGGCCCACAAAACCGCAAAATTTGCCGAATTGGTTTGCTCTAATTCCTTTGGCAGCATGGGCGAACATTCCGCCCCAGGCCAGTTAAAATGGGAAGCACAAAAGTTGAATTCCCACATCTTGCAAGTGGCTTATGAAGCCCAAGTCCCTGCCGGTCAAGCCTTGGGTATGGACCGCGAGGTCTTTTCGGCATTAATCACCGAAAGAATTAAAAATCATCCGCGCATTGAAATCCGCAACGATGTGGTCAGCTCTTTGGATCAAATTCCTCGCCCCGCAGTGATCGCGACAGGCCCTTTGACTCATGATTCATTAGCCGAAAGCATGCGCCAGCACTTTGGTGATGAATTCCTTTATTTCTTTGATGCGATCGCGCCGATCATTGATGCCGACACCATCAACACCGACATCGCCTGGAAAGCCGATCGTTATGACAAAGGCACCGGCGACTATTACAACTGCCCGATGAACAAAGAGCAGTACAATGCCTTTATCGAAGAGATCCAAAAAGCGCGAAAAATTGAACCAAAAGATTTTGAAACCACCGATTTCTTTGAAGGCTGTATGCCCATTGAAGTGATGGTCGAGCGAGGTCCGCAAACCTTGCGCTTTGGTCCGATGAAACCCATTGGTTTAGATGACCCGCGCACCGGCCGTTATCCCTGGGCCGTCGTGCAATTACGCCAGGACAATAAAGAAGCCACGGCTTACAACATGGTCGGCTTTCAAACACGCATGGCTTATGGCGAACAAGTGCGCGTTTTTCGCATGATTCCGGGACTAGAAAATGCGGAGTTTCTAAAACTAGGCAGCATCCATCGCAATCTTTTTATCAATTCACCAAAACGATTGAATAAAGATCTTTCCAGCAAAAATGACCCCTGGCTTTTCTTTGCCGGCCAAATCACCGGTGTTGAAGGTTATTTTGAATCCACTTGCACAGGGCTTATGGTTTCACGTTTCTTAGATCAAAAATTAAAAGACAAGCCGTTCAGTCCTCCCCCGCGCGAAAGTGCTTTTGGTTCTCTTTTAGAGGCCATCACCGACCCAACACGGGCCGAACACTTCCAACCGACGAATATCAACTTCGCCCTTCTGCCGCCCCTTCCTGAAAAAGAACGCGACAAAGAAGTCCGGAAGAAAAAGCAAATTACAATCGCCCGCAGCGCGCTGGAGTCATGGGTCAACTAG
- a CDS encoding S1 family serine peptidase, with amino-acid sequence MNVMKHALVIGLMTLTVSAFAKSGQFEQKIVGGVEASVGEFPFIVSLQSGSHFCGGSLIRKNWVLTAAHCVKGGTVRKILVGLHDQKNSANAEVLTPKTIIAHPLYNTRTMEYDYALIQTNEDSSYEPIALNPTEIQIGADEIMSTVAGWGTLKEGAYSLPPKLQKVDVPLVTADECNKGYKGQIKDTMLCAGYPQGGKDSCQGDSGGPLVANDINGQRYLIGVVSWGQGCARANYYGVYAKVNAVYDWINTTAQ; translated from the coding sequence ATGAACGTTATGAAGCATGCACTTGTCATCGGTCTAATGACTTTGACAGTTTCTGCATTTGCAAAATCAGGTCAGTTTGAACAAAAAATCGTCGGTGGCGTTGAGGCCTCTGTCGGTGAGTTTCCTTTTATCGTTTCATTGCAAAGTGGTTCCCACTTTTGCGGTGGCTCTTTGATTAGAAAAAATTGGGTGCTAACCGCAGCTCACTGTGTAAAGGGCGGAACTGTTCGTAAGATCTTAGTGGGTCTTCATGATCAAAAAAATTCTGCGAATGCCGAAGTCCTGACTCCGAAAACAATCATTGCGCACCCACTTTATAATACGCGCACGATGGAATACGACTATGCGTTGATCCAAACAAACGAAGACTCTTCTTATGAGCCCATCGCTTTGAACCCCACTGAAATCCAAATCGGTGCCGATGAAATCATGTCGACCGTCGCGGGCTGGGGAACATTAAAAGAAGGGGCCTACTCTTTGCCTCCAAAATTGCAAAAAGTGGACGTGCCACTTGTGACGGCTGACGAGTGTAACAAAGGTTACAAAGGCCAAATCAAAGACACTATGCTTTGCGCGGGTTACCCGCAAGGTGGCAAAGACTCTTGCCAAGGTGATAGCGGTGGTCCCCTTGTCGCTAACGACATCAACGGTCAACGTTACTTGATCGGAGTTGTGAGCTGGGGCCAAGGTTGTGCGCGTGCCAATTATTACGGTGTTTACGCAAAAGTAAACGCCGTTTATGACTGGATCAACACGACAGCACAGTAA
- a CDS encoding class I SAM-dependent methyltransferase: MALDMESFLKNFHKKNPGCTSVTWLHGKAADGRTSYECVSETLLKNTGPAAVLDLACGDGILLEILHNQNIPGLMLSGIDMSEGELEAAKKRLSGLPISIFEGRAQALPFENEKFDFIFCHLALMLMNEADTVLAEIYRTLKPQGYFSAIIGGGFMRSPIMETFTNILHQVMREEGAPRLTGVGDTRIRSAELVKPFFETLFAEVEVKELELSFRAKPVDLRDFFMLTYEVDMLSESGKEILEERVLHVLGAMTDSDGTIGFPFGLRQITCRK; the protein is encoded by the coding sequence ATGGCGTTAGATATGGAAAGCTTTTTAAAAAACTTCCATAAGAAAAATCCGGGGTGTACTTCGGTTACATGGCTTCACGGAAAAGCGGCTGATGGTCGCACCTCCTATGAATGTGTTTCTGAAACTTTGCTAAAAAATACCGGACCCGCCGCCGTCTTGGATCTAGCTTGTGGCGATGGCATCTTACTTGAAATTTTGCACAATCAAAATATTCCAGGCCTCATGCTATCCGGAATTGATATGAGCGAAGGAGAGCTTGAGGCTGCCAAAAAACGTCTCTCCGGATTGCCCATTTCTATTTTCGAAGGACGGGCGCAAGCGTTGCCCTTCGAAAACGAAAAATTTGATTTTATTTTTTGTCACCTGGCTTTGATGTTAATGAATGAGGCGGACACGGTCTTAGCTGAAATTTATCGCACGTTAAAACCACAAGGATACTTTTCGGCCATCATCGGTGGCGGCTTCATGAGATCCCCGATCATGGAGACCTTTACCAATATCTTACATCAGGTTATGCGTGAAGAAGGCGCGCCTCGTTTAACGGGTGTGGGGGATACGCGCATTCGTTCGGCCGAATTGGTGAAGCCTTTTTTTGAAACTCTGTTTGCCGAAGTTGAGGTCAAAGAGCTGGAATTAAGTTTCCGGGCAAAGCCCGTCGATCTTCGTGATTTTTTTATGCTGACGTACGAAGTGGATATGTTGTCTGAATCAGGAAAAGAAATTTTAGAAGAAAGAGTTCTTCATGTTCTAGGTGCGATGACCGACAGCGACGGCACCATCGGATTCCCTTTTGGGCTGCGCCAGATCACTTGTCGCAAATAA
- a CDS encoding thymidine kinase, with protein sequence MDFAHVHARGWIEIVVGSMFSGKTEELIRRLRRAEFARLQIQVFKPIIDKRYNDMAVTSHDLTTIDSLPIHDAEDIWTHLKPGTKVVGIDEGQFFEQNLVQVAQDLADRGLRVIIAGLDTDWQGKPFEPMPTLMAIAESVTKQHAVCVVCGGTASRTQRTAGGDGQVLVGTHDAYEARCRDHFKPQVDSPTLDWKLKREEATT encoded by the coding sequence GTGGATTTTGCGCACGTTCATGCTCGCGGTTGGATTGAGATTGTTGTTGGTTCTATGTTTAGTGGAAAAACCGAAGAGTTGATTCGTCGCCTGCGCCGCGCGGAATTCGCGCGCCTGCAAATCCAAGTTTTTAAACCTATTATTGATAAGCGCTACAACGACATGGCGGTGACCTCTCACGACCTCACCACCATTGATTCATTACCTATTCATGATGCAGAAGATATTTGGACTCATTTAAAGCCGGGCACAAAAGTCGTCGGTATTGATGAAGGTCAGTTCTTTGAACAAAACCTGGTGCAAGTGGCTCAAGACTTAGCCGATCGTGGACTGCGTGTGATCATCGCGGGTCTTGATACGGATTGGCAGGGAAAGCCTTTTGAGCCGATGCCGACATTGATGGCGATCGCTGAAAGTGTGACGAAGCAACACGCGGTGTGCGTGGTGTGTGGGGGCACGGCCAGCCGCACCCAAAGAACGGCGGGCGGCGATGGGCAGGTGCTCGTCGGAACTCACGATGCGTATGAAGCTCGTTGCCGTGATCACTTCAAACCGCAAGTGGACAGTCCGACATTGGATTGGAAACTAAAACGCGAAGAGGCCACTACTTAG